A window of the Lactuca sativa cultivar Salinas chromosome 7, Lsat_Salinas_v11, whole genome shotgun sequence genome harbors these coding sequences:
- the LOC128127147 gene encoding protein GOS9-like, translating into MAANAECVWGTTWGGKGGSRTWEFIIPDGSTLTKIALSSGDALDFIRFTYKDGYGHTHSSEKFGGDGGSPHMIIFDDNEYLIGISGRVGSFGDHTVITSVTFQTNIRTYGEYGTNPGTDFSFGVTRGKFSGFYGKCGSSVDSLGVILQA; encoded by the exons ATG GCAGCCAATGCAGAATGCGTATGGGGTACAACTTGGGGAGGAAAGGGTGGATCACGTACCTGGGAATTCATAATACCTGATGGTTCAACACTTACCAAGATAGCTTTAAGCAGTGGAGACGCTTTAGATTTCATCCGTTTCACTTACAAGGATGGGTATGGCCATACCCATTCTTCTGAAAAATTCGGTGGTGATGGCGGCTCACCTCATATG ATCATCTTTGACGACAATGAGTACCTCATCGGGATTAGTGGACGTGTCGGATCATTTGGTGACCACACCGTGATTACGTCAGTGACTTTTCAGACCAACATCAGAACTTATGGGGAATACGGCACAAACCCCGGGACTGATTTCTCGTTTGGGGTCACACGCGGTAAGTTTTCGGGATTCTATGGAAAGTGTGGCAGTTCCGTAGACTCTTTGGGTGTCATTCTTCAGGCGTGA